Proteins encoded within one genomic window of Vicinamibacterales bacterium:
- a CDS encoding aminotransferase class IV, translated as MAAIINVNGRITTDQDAVVSVLDHGFLYGEGVYEVVRTYGRKPFLFDRHLDRLRRSAAFLSLALPFTDVEFEARVRQTTDAFFAQPDATDDVYVRFMVTRGVGEMNYNPAACLSPTVVVIAKPFTALAPEVYAQGVRAALVPVLRNHPGSVSPMIKSNNLLNNALAAQEAYRRGAFEGIMRNYRNEISEGSISNIFVVKGGIVSTPPLDAGLLAGITRAFVLEIAPAAAVTIRETTIHDSDLLDADECFLTSSTQEIVPIVKVDDRVIGDGRPGRVTRQLHAQYQRRLREMLSV; from the coding sequence ATGGCAGCCATCATCAATGTGAACGGACGAATCACCACGGATCAGGACGCGGTCGTCTCGGTGCTCGACCACGGGTTCCTGTACGGAGAGGGCGTGTACGAGGTGGTCCGCACCTACGGACGAAAGCCGTTTCTCTTCGATCGCCACCTGGACCGGCTGCGGCGGTCGGCAGCCTTCCTCTCCCTGGCACTCCCGTTCACCGACGTCGAGTTCGAGGCGCGCGTGCGGCAGACGACCGATGCGTTCTTCGCGCAGCCTGATGCGACCGACGACGTGTACGTGCGGTTCATGGTGACCCGTGGCGTCGGAGAGATGAACTACAACCCCGCGGCGTGCTTGTCGCCGACGGTGGTGGTCATCGCCAAGCCGTTCACGGCGCTCGCACCCGAGGTGTATGCGCAGGGCGTGCGTGCGGCGCTCGTGCCCGTGCTCCGGAATCACCCGGGCTCGGTCAGCCCGATGATCAAGTCCAACAACCTGCTCAACAACGCTCTGGCGGCACAGGAAGCGTACCGCCGCGGAGCCTTCGAGGGCATCATGCGGAACTACCGCAACGAGATCTCCGAAGGGTCGATCTCGAACATCTTCGTCGTGAAGGGTGGCATCGTCTCGACGCCGCCGCTCGACGCCGGACTCCTCGCCGGCATCACACGGGCCTTCGTGCTCGAGATCGCCCCGGCTGCCGCAGTCACGATTCGTGAGACCACCATCCACGACAGCGATCTCCTGGACGCGGACGAGTGCTTCCTGACCAGTTCCACGCAGGAGATCGTGCCGATCGTGAAGGTGGACGACCGGGTCATTGGCGATGGACGCCCGGGGCGCGTGACCAGGCAGCTTCACGCTCAGTACCAACGCCGTCTTCGCGAGATGCTCTCCGTATGA
- a CDS encoding sigma-54 dependent transcriptional regulator produces MALILSSLAHQVRGGGEPFLLRPRLELALRDLLKAQSVRLRDRPSGGDGTPPSPPGAVRLDVPTRQGQPTVVMEVALAAEPRLDEWGYQLLRLACDVAALVVEIDWRLTEVSTKTAPTTRRAAPAVSQLVGTSEVMCTLREHIARVAATDFTVLIQGESGTGKELVARLIHDSSWRRHGPFVAVNCAAIVESLLEAELFGIEDRTATGVRGRRGKFEHADGGTLFLDEVSDLAPAAQAKLLRAIQELTVERVGGHCSRKVDARIVVATNRSLRELAARGAFREDLYYRLSGVELHVPPLRDRREDIAALSEHFLSRYQTPRPLTLTTSAAEALAIYDWHGNVRELERVIEGAVALARSEWITIDDLPPALRGDCAEILLPSLMRDDTMRAWATRYAQLVLERCGQNKRHACRILGISYHTLQAYLRRRPHEGTGVDALTAWQAPPTPADPRPAAAELIVTGG; encoded by the coding sequence ATGGCCCTCATCCTCAGCTCGCTCGCCCACCAAGTCCGCGGCGGCGGCGAGCCATTCCTTCTGCGTCCGCGCCTCGAGCTGGCACTGCGGGACTTGTTGAAGGCCCAGTCCGTCAGGCTCCGCGACCGGCCGTCGGGCGGGGATGGCACACCACCGTCCCCGCCCGGCGCCGTTCGCCTCGATGTGCCGACCCGCCAGGGACAGCCTACGGTCGTGATGGAAGTGGCTCTGGCGGCTGAGCCGCGGCTCGACGAATGGGGGTATCAGTTGCTGCGCCTGGCGTGCGACGTCGCGGCGCTGGTCGTGGAGATTGACTGGCGTTTGACGGAGGTGTCGACCAAGACGGCGCCGACGACCCGGCGCGCCGCCCCGGCGGTCTCGCAACTGGTCGGTACGAGCGAGGTCATGTGTACCCTCCGGGAACACATCGCGCGCGTTGCCGCTACGGACTTCACGGTGCTCATCCAGGGTGAGAGCGGCACGGGCAAGGAACTGGTCGCCCGGTTGATCCACGACTCGTCCTGGCGGCGGCACGGGCCGTTTGTCGCCGTCAACTGCGCAGCTATCGTCGAGTCGCTGCTCGAGGCGGAGTTGTTCGGGATCGAAGACCGGACGGCCACGGGCGTCCGGGGGCGGCGTGGAAAGTTCGAGCACGCGGATGGCGGCACGCTCTTCCTCGACGAGGTGTCCGATCTGGCGCCAGCCGCCCAGGCCAAACTGCTGAGGGCCATCCAGGAGCTGACGGTCGAACGGGTTGGCGGTCACTGCAGCCGAAAAGTCGACGCACGCATTGTTGTGGCGACCAACCGGAGCCTTCGAGAGTTGGCGGCGCGAGGGGCTTTCCGCGAGGATCTGTACTATCGCCTTTCGGGCGTCGAGTTGCACGTTCCGCCGCTTCGCGATCGGCGCGAGGACATCGCCGCGCTCAGCGAGCACTTCCTCTCTCGCTACCAAACGCCGCGTCCGCTCACGTTGACGACGTCGGCCGCCGAGGCCCTGGCGATCTACGATTGGCACGGCAATGTCCGGGAGCTCGAGAGGGTGATCGAAGGGGCAGTGGCGCTGGCGCGTTCAGAGTGGATCACCATCGACGATCTGCCGCCAGCGTTACGCGGCGACTGCGCGGAAATCCTGCTCCCGTCGTTGATGCGTGACGACACGATGCGGGCATGGGCGACGCGCTATGCCCAACTGGTGCTCGAACGGTGCGGCCAGAACAAGCGGCACGCGTGTCGAATCCTCGGGATCAGCTACCACACGCTTCAAGCCTATCTGCGTCGCCGTCCGCACGAGGGGACGGGGGTTGACGCGTTGACCGCGTGGCAGGCTCCGCCGACCCCTGCGGATCCTCGCCCGGCTGCGGCAGAGCTCATTGTGACAGGAGGGTAG
- a CDS encoding amino acid racemase, whose translation MTEPGTRNAAAPSNRFLADGQCCLPGIYGGVGPLSHTQFEQQLLAARHRRGARTDQDHPVWLLVSASSTPNRMASLAGTGENAEPYIRHYAQVIEKAGADVLFVICNTAHAYHSAVQRTLRIPWVHLMDITVGHIRDTWPSLRAVGVLGTDGTLNTQLYHRALQKRGLVAIAPGVSTEPQRLVMDAIFEPTWGIKATGANISDRARRGLATAAEWCAGQGAQVVVAACTEVSVGLTPDQFSTVPLVDPLAVAAEVLLDLAYGIRDPGEFLVRDV comes from the coding sequence ATGACCGAGCCCGGAACGCGGAATGCCGCAGCCCCATCGAACCGGTTCCTGGCGGACGGTCAGTGCTGTCTGCCCGGGATCTACGGAGGCGTGGGACCACTCTCGCACACACAGTTCGAGCAGCAGTTGTTGGCGGCCCGGCATCGACGTGGAGCACGGACCGACCAGGACCATCCCGTCTGGCTGCTGGTCAGTGCGTCGTCCACGCCGAATCGGATGGCGAGTCTGGCGGGGACCGGAGAGAACGCTGAACCGTACATCCGGCACTATGCGCAGGTCATCGAGAAGGCCGGCGCTGACGTGCTATTTGTCATCTGCAATACGGCGCATGCCTATCATTCGGCGGTGCAACGCACGCTGCGGATTCCCTGGGTCCACCTGATGGACATCACCGTCGGGCATATCCGGGACACCTGGCCTTCGCTTCGGGCGGTCGGTGTTCTTGGAACGGACGGCACGCTGAACACACAGCTGTACCATCGCGCGCTCCAGAAGCGCGGCCTCGTGGCGATTGCCCCAGGCGTGAGCACGGAGCCCCAGCGGCTGGTCATGGACGCGATCTTCGAACCGACGTGGGGCATCAAGGCGACAGGCGCCAACATCTCGGACCGCGCCCGCCGCGGCCTGGCGACGGCTGCTGAGTGGTGCGCCGGGCAGGGCGCGCAGGTGGTGGTGGCGGCCTGCACGGAAGTGTCGGTCGGGCTCACGCCCGATCAGTTCTCCACCGTGCCGCTCGTCGATCCGCTGGCAGTGGCGGCGGAGGTCCTGCTCGACCTGGCGTACGGTATTCGCGATCCCGGGGAGTTTCTGGTCAGGGACGTCTAG
- the gcvT gene encoding glycine cleavage system aminomethyltransferase GcvT codes for MSHSARPPRKTPLDAWHRAHGGQMVAFAGWELPVEYSGVTEEHLAVRTRAGLFDLTHMGQVELAGKDALAAVQHMTSNDASGLVVGQAQYSALTTPSGTFVDDVLVYRFGSGHFLFVVNAANVDKDFAWITGQVEPFGDVSAVNTSSRYALMALEGPAAAEVLQALTDTELDAVEPHGFAHGEVAGVRATISRTGYTGESAYEVFTPPQSAVKVWDAILQAGKSAEVVPVGLGARDTLRLEAAVRLHGNDIDETTSVLEADLESIVSWQKGDFNGRAALAGQKARGLSRRLVGFEMTDRGIACRGDEAFVGDRKVGTVTSGAQTPFLKKAIGMAYVSMADTEPGTGFEVDSRGRRLKARVVPLPFYQRPKG; via the coding sequence ATGTCGCACTCTGCACGACCACCCCGGAAAACGCCGCTCGATGCCTGGCATCGCGCCCACGGCGGTCAGATGGTGGCATTTGCCGGGTGGGAGCTGCCGGTCGAGTACTCCGGGGTGACCGAGGAACATCTGGCCGTCCGAACGCGGGCGGGGCTCTTCGACCTGACACACATGGGACAGGTCGAGTTGGCTGGCAAGGACGCCCTCGCCGCCGTTCAGCACATGACGAGCAACGACGCGAGCGGGCTCGTTGTCGGACAGGCTCAGTATTCCGCGCTGACCACACCATCCGGGACATTCGTGGACGATGTACTGGTGTACCGGTTCGGGAGCGGTCATTTCCTGTTCGTTGTCAACGCGGCCAACGTGGACAAGGACTTCGCCTGGATCACCGGGCAGGTCGAGCCGTTTGGCGACGTGTCGGCGGTGAATACGAGTTCGCGATACGCGCTCATGGCGCTCGAGGGCCCGGCGGCGGCGGAGGTGCTCCAGGCGCTGACCGACACCGAGCTTGATGCGGTTGAGCCCCATGGTTTTGCGCATGGGGAAGTGGCTGGCGTTCGCGCGACGATCTCTCGCACGGGGTACACTGGCGAGAGCGCGTACGAGGTGTTCACCCCGCCGCAGTCCGCGGTGAAGGTGTGGGACGCCATCCTGCAGGCCGGCAAGAGCGCGGAGGTCGTTCCCGTTGGTCTCGGCGCGCGTGACACGCTGCGCCTGGAAGCGGCGGTACGACTCCACGGGAACGATATCGACGAGACGACGAGCGTCCTCGAGGCCGATCTCGAGTCGATCGTCAGCTGGCAGAAGGGGGACTTCAACGGCCGCGCCGCGCTGGCCGGGCAGAAGGCCCGTGGCCTCTCCCGGCGGCTCGTGGGTTTCGAAATGACCGACCGCGGAATTGCCTGCCGTGGCGACGAAGCGTTCGTCGGTGATCGGAAGGTGGGAACCGTGACGAGCGGTGCCCAGACCCCATTCCTGAAGAAGGCGATTGGCATGGCGTACGTGTCAATGGCCGACACCGAGCCAGGCACCGGGTTCGAGGTGGATTCGCGGGGCCGTCGCCTGAAGGCCCGTGTGGTGCCGCTGCCGTTCTACCAACGTCCGAAGGGGTGA
- a CDS encoding NAD(P)H-hydrate dehydratase, whose translation MRILNADQMRDADRRTIDEIGIPSIVLMENAGRQVVTTLQATFEDLSERKVAILAGRGNNGGDGFVVARTLMQAGVEVSVFVLGSIGDVHGDARVNLEILGRLSLPVVEIAGEEQWELHASEIAGCDVIVDALFGTGLRTPLVGLMETVVADVNSMPVPVVSIDLPSGISADTHEVIGPCIEAMLTVTLGAPKIPLALPPARGMAGDLVVADIGIPIGVIDALEGPDTRLITRADVSGLVPERSREAHKGDFGHVMIVGGSRGKTGAAHLAAMGALRSGAGLVTVATAASSQPVVAALGAEYMTEALAETPLGTIDVSALDAVLAAGRRVIAVGPGLGTGDAVGQFITGLVERTRAPLVLDADAINACASAPGQLVARDGQVIVITPHPGEMARLLGVTTEDVQAHRLDIARNFATTHGLYVVLKGHRTIIATPKGRVFINPTGNPGMATGGTGDVLTGMVAAWLAQLGDAESACVVAVYLHGLAGDLAADDEGEVSMTAADLVLHIGDAVMALASTKREG comes from the coding sequence ATGAGAATCCTGAACGCGGACCAGATGCGTGACGCGGATCGCCGGACGATCGACGAGATCGGCATCCCATCGATTGTCCTCATGGAGAACGCCGGCCGGCAGGTCGTGACGACGCTGCAAGCCACGTTCGAAGACCTGTCGGAGCGCAAGGTGGCCATCCTGGCGGGTCGCGGCAACAACGGCGGCGACGGTTTCGTTGTGGCGCGGACGCTGATGCAGGCCGGAGTCGAGGTGTCGGTGTTCGTGCTTGGTTCGATCGGCGATGTGCACGGCGACGCGCGGGTCAACCTGGAGATCCTCGGCCGGCTCTCGCTCCCCGTCGTCGAGATTGCCGGAGAGGAGCAATGGGAGCTGCACGCGTCAGAGATTGCCGGTTGCGACGTCATCGTCGACGCGCTGTTCGGGACCGGCCTCCGCACGCCGCTCGTGGGGCTGATGGAAACCGTGGTGGCGGACGTCAACAGCATGCCGGTGCCGGTCGTCTCCATCGACCTTCCCAGCGGCATTTCGGCCGACACCCACGAGGTGATTGGTCCCTGCATCGAGGCGATGCTCACCGTCACGCTCGGCGCGCCCAAGATTCCCCTGGCGCTTCCCCCGGCGCGCGGGATGGCCGGAGATCTGGTGGTGGCGGATATCGGGATTCCGATCGGCGTGATCGATGCGCTCGAGGGGCCGGACACAAGGCTCATCACGCGGGCCGACGTGAGCGGACTCGTGCCGGAGCGCTCGCGCGAGGCACACAAGGGCGATTTCGGGCATGTCATGATCGTCGGCGGCTCACGCGGCAAGACCGGGGCCGCACACCTGGCCGCCATGGGCGCACTGCGCTCGGGCGCCGGCCTGGTCACCGTGGCCACTGCCGCTTCCTCCCAGCCGGTCGTGGCGGCACTCGGTGCCGAGTACATGACCGAGGCGCTCGCGGAAACTCCGCTTGGGACAATCGACGTGTCGGCGCTCGACGCCGTCCTCGCTGCCGGGCGACGTGTGATCGCGGTGGGGCCGGGGCTCGGCACGGGCGACGCGGTCGGTCAGTTCATCACCGGGCTCGTCGAGCGCACGCGCGCGCCGCTCGTGCTGGATGCGGACGCCATCAACGCGTGCGCCAGCGCCCCGGGGCAACTTGTGGCGCGCGACGGCCAGGTCATTGTCATCACTCCGCACCCAGGAGAGATGGCCCGCCTGCTCGGGGTGACGACCGAAGACGTCCAGGCGCATCGGCTGGACATCGCGAGGAACTTCGCAACAACGCACGGCCTCTACGTGGTGCTCAAGGGACACCGCACGATCATCGCAACGCCGAAGGGCAGGGTCTTCATCAACCCCACCGGAAATCCAGGAATGGCCACCGGGGGTACCGGTGACGTCCTCACGGGGATGGTGGCTGCGTGGCTGGCCCAGCTCGGCGATGCCGAGTCAGCCTGCGTCGTCGCGGTGTATCTGCACGGACTGGCCGGCGACCTCGCGGCTGACGACGAGGGTGAAGTGTCGATGACCGCAGCCGACCTCGTCCTGCACATCGGGGACGCCGTCATGGCGCTGGCGTCGACGAAGCGCGAAGGGTGA
- the gcvPB gene encoding aminomethyl-transferring glycine dehydrogenase subunit GcvPB produces the protein MTTADHRDQLIFEQGTPGQRGYSLPAQDVPSAPLEGAIPEGLVRREVSGFPEVTEVGLVRHFTRLSTWNYGVDTGMYPLGSCTMKYNPKVNEAAARIRGFAELHPLAPDDVAQGALALMHALVQMLGEITGLPAVTLQPAAGAHGELTGMMMIRKHLTTRDGNPRKVVLIPDSAHGTNPASAHFCGYEVRQITSCARGNLSVSALAEAMTPDVAALMLTNPNTLGMFEDEICEAAQIVHAKGGLVYCDGANMNALIGRARPGDFGMDIMHLNLHKTFSTPHGGGGPGSGPVVAVKEMEPYLPTPVVVATRDGMHLDYERPLSVGRVKAFHGNFGMLVRAYAYIRSLGAEGIRKTAENAVLNANYVRARLRGTYEIPYDRLNMHEVIFSDHKQNEYGITTLDIAKRLIDLGFHPPTIYFPLIVHGALMVEPTESEGLAEMNRFVEAMQQIAEEAKTQPEMLKKAPVTTRRSRFDEATAARKPVLRWKAGL, from the coding sequence ATGACCACAGCTGATCACCGCGATCAATTGATCTTCGAACAGGGCACTCCAGGGCAGCGAGGCTACTCGCTTCCCGCACAGGACGTGCCGTCGGCGCCGCTCGAAGGGGCGATTCCCGAGGGGCTGGTGCGCCGGGAGGTCTCGGGGTTTCCCGAGGTGACCGAGGTTGGGCTCGTGCGGCACTTCACTCGTCTTTCCACCTGGAACTACGGGGTGGATACGGGGATGTATCCGCTCGGGTCCTGCACGATGAAGTACAACCCCAAGGTGAACGAGGCGGCTGCACGGATACGCGGCTTTGCCGAGTTGCACCCGCTGGCGCCCGACGACGTCGCCCAGGGGGCGCTCGCCCTCATGCACGCCCTGGTGCAGATGCTGGGGGAAATCACCGGACTGCCGGCGGTGACGCTGCAGCCGGCGGCCGGCGCGCACGGTGAGCTGACCGGGATGATGATGATCCGGAAGCACCTCACCACGCGCGACGGCAATCCGCGGAAGGTCGTGCTCATCCCCGACTCGGCCCACGGCACGAACCCGGCGAGTGCGCATTTCTGCGGCTACGAGGTGCGCCAGATCACGTCGTGCGCCCGGGGTAACCTGTCGGTGTCGGCGCTGGCAGAGGCGATGACGCCCGACGTCGCCGCGCTGATGCTGACGAACCCGAACACGCTCGGAATGTTCGAGGACGAGATTTGCGAAGCCGCGCAGATCGTCCATGCGAAGGGCGGTCTCGTGTATTGCGATGGCGCGAACATGAACGCGCTCATCGGCAGGGCCAGGCCGGGCGACTTCGGCATGGACATCATGCACCTCAACCTCCACAAGACGTTCTCCACGCCTCATGGAGGGGGAGGCCCGGGTTCCGGCCCGGTCGTGGCGGTCAAGGAGATGGAGCCATACCTGCCGACGCCGGTCGTCGTGGCAACGCGCGACGGTATGCATCTCGACTACGAGCGGCCGCTCTCGGTCGGGCGGGTCAAGGCATTCCACGGTAATTTCGGGATGCTCGTCCGTGCGTACGCCTACATCCGATCGCTCGGGGCGGAAGGCATCCGGAAGACGGCTGAGAACGCGGTCTTGAACGCGAACTACGTGCGCGCCAGGCTGCGGGGCACCTACGAGATTCCGTACGACCGCCTCAACATGCACGAGGTGATCTTTTCGGACCACAAGCAGAACGAATACGGCATCACCACCCTCGACATCGCGAAGCGGTTGATCGATCTCGGCTTCCATCCGCCCACCATCTACTTCCCGCTGATCGTGCACGGAGCGCTGATGGTCGAACCGACCGAGAGCGAGGGCCTTGCCGAGATGAACCGGTTCGTGGAGGCCATGCAGCAGATTGCGGAAGAGGCGAAGACCCAGCCGGAGATGCTGAAGAAGGCGCCGGTCACGACGCGGCGGAGCCGCTTCGACGAGGCCACGGCCGCGCGCAAGCCCGTGTTGCGGTGGAAGGCCGGTCTCTAG
- the gcvH gene encoding glycine cleavage system protein GcvH yields MYPETYKYTNDHEWIDLATGRMGVTDYAQKQLGDIVFLELPEVGKTVKKGDQVGSVESVKAVSEVFAPMSGTVTEVNAALAEKPEAINHDAHGSWMVAIKTSDPAEAQDLLDAAKYAELIK; encoded by the coding sequence ATGTATCCGGAAACCTACAAGTACACCAACGACCACGAGTGGATTGATCTGGCCACCGGCCGGATGGGCGTGACCGATTACGCGCAGAAGCAGCTGGGCGACATCGTCTTCCTGGAACTGCCTGAAGTGGGTAAGACGGTGAAGAAGGGCGACCAGGTGGGGTCTGTCGAGTCGGTGAAGGCCGTTTCCGAGGTCTTCGCGCCGATGTCCGGGACGGTGACCGAGGTCAACGCGGCCCTGGCGGAAAAGCCGGAAGCCATCAACCATGACGCTCACGGCAGCTGGATGGTCGCCATCAAGACGAGCGACCCGGCTGAGGCGCAGGACCTGCTCGATGCCGCGAAGTACGCAGAGTTGATCAAGTGA
- the tsaE gene encoding tRNA (adenosine(37)-N6)-threonylcarbamoyltransferase complex ATPase subunit type 1 TsaE codes for MHTQSEQGTSACAARFAAVLKPGTVVLLSGDLGAGKTAFVRGMAAGLGLDPDEVNSPTFTLIQEYRGPRTLSHVDLYRVESAEIDELGLEELSESGAIVAIEWAEKLKRPPLGAIRVEILDKGEDEREIRISRDSERASAGDRPRVYSDR; via the coding sequence GTGCACACACAGTCCGAACAGGGGACATCCGCGTGCGCGGCCCGGTTCGCCGCCGTGCTGAAGCCCGGAACGGTCGTATTGTTGTCGGGCGACCTGGGGGCCGGCAAGACGGCCTTCGTCCGCGGAATGGCGGCTGGTCTCGGCCTCGATCCCGACGAGGTCAACAGTCCGACGTTCACCCTCATCCAGGAGTACCGCGGTCCGCGCACGCTGTCGCACGTGGACCTCTATCGGGTGGAGAGCGCGGAAATCGACGAGCTCGGCCTCGAAGAACTCTCCGAGAGCGGCGCGATCGTGGCGATCGAGTGGGCCGAGAAGCTGAAACGCCCCCCGCTCGGCGCCATCCGGGTAGAGATCCTGGACAAGGGCGAGGACGAGAGAGAGATCCGGATCAGTCGAGACTCCGAACGTGCGAGCGCCGGCGACCGGCCGCGTGTCTACTCCGACCGGTAG
- the gcvPA gene encoding aminomethyl-transferring glycine dehydrogenase subunit GcvPA — protein MTHPYIPNTDQDARLMLEAIGVPSIDALFEPIPAAVRLHRELDLPPALSEPDLLAHLGALAAQNADSSKVATFLGAGAYRHFAPCFIDQLLLRSEFYTAYTPYQPEIAQGTLQAIFEFQTLVCQLMGTDIANASMYDGSTAMTEAAMMACRMTKRDRVVVARTVHPHYREVLDTYAKNLGLTIVEAGFEADGTIDRAALADAARGAAAVILQYPNFFGVIEDPREAVEIAKAAGALSVAVVTEPVAMGLLVPPGSLGIDIVAGEMQAFGAPVGFGGPYCGVMAASEKCMRQMPGRFVGEATDTEGRKGYVLTLATREQHIRREKATSNICTNSGLMALAATMFMAAYGKQGLPALARLNFDKAHYAREAIVRAGGKAGVTARFAGPFFNEFVVGGLGDASAAQKRLLGSGLVAGLPLGRYYPELQDSLLVCVTELNGVEDIDRLAAALAG, from the coding sequence GTGACGCATCCATACATCCCCAACACAGATCAGGACGCGCGGCTGATGCTCGAGGCCATCGGGGTCCCGAGCATCGACGCGCTGTTCGAGCCGATTCCCGCGGCCGTTCGACTCCACCGCGAGCTCGATCTGCCGCCGGCGCTCTCCGAGCCGGACCTGCTGGCGCACCTGGGTGCGCTCGCGGCTCAGAACGCCGATTCCTCGAAGGTCGCGACGTTTCTAGGCGCGGGCGCCTATCGCCACTTCGCGCCCTGCTTCATCGACCAGTTGCTGCTACGGTCGGAGTTCTACACGGCCTACACGCCGTACCAGCCGGAGATTGCGCAAGGGACGCTGCAGGCAATCTTCGAGTTCCAGACGCTGGTGTGCCAGTTGATGGGCACCGACATCGCCAACGCCTCGATGTACGACGGCAGCACCGCCATGACGGAAGCGGCGATGATGGCCTGCCGCATGACGAAGCGGGACCGCGTTGTCGTGGCACGGACGGTCCACCCCCACTATCGCGAAGTGCTGGACACGTACGCGAAGAACCTCGGCCTCACGATCGTCGAGGCCGGATTCGAGGCCGATGGAACGATCGACCGTGCCGCGCTGGCCGACGCGGCGAGAGGTGCGGCGGCGGTGATCCTGCAGTACCCGAACTTCTTTGGCGTCATCGAGGACCCGCGCGAGGCGGTGGAAATTGCGAAAGCCGCCGGGGCACTGAGCGTCGCCGTTGTCACCGAGCCGGTGGCCATGGGCCTCCTCGTCCCGCCAGGCAGCCTCGGAATCGACATCGTCGCGGGCGAGATGCAGGCGTTCGGCGCGCCGGTCGGGTTCGGTGGGCCGTACTGTGGCGTGATGGCGGCTTCCGAGAAGTGCATGCGGCAGATGCCGGGGCGCTTCGTGGGCGAGGCCACCGACACCGAGGGCCGGAAGGGCTACGTTCTCACGCTGGCGACACGTGAACAGCACATCCGGCGCGAGAAGGCGACGTCGAACATCTGTACCAACTCGGGCCTCATGGCCCTGGCTGCGACGATGTTCATGGCGGCGTATGGGAAGCAAGGGCTGCCCGCGTTGGCGCGGCTGAATTTCGACAAGGCGCACTACGCCCGGGAGGCCATCGTCAGGGCCGGCGGGAAGGCGGGAGTGACCGCGCGCTTTGCTGGACCGTTCTTCAACGAGTTCGTGGTCGGCGGCCTGGGGGATGCCTCGGCCGCGCAAAAACGGTTGCTGGGTTCCGGGCTCGTGGCCGGGCTGCCGCTCGGGCGGTACTACCCTGAACTCCAGGACTCGCTGCTCGTGTGCGTGACCGAGCTCAACGGTGTCGAGGACATCGATCGACTGGCCGCGGCACTCGCAGGATGA
- a CDS encoding helix-hairpin-helix domain-containing protein, whose protein sequence is MRRVSTVAALCLIALVVGHLVVAAQTAAPARTSKVPAGTVVNINTATADQFDALPGIGAKMAARIVDYRQKNGSFKKLEDLMNVKGIGEKNFLKLKPLITIGQPKPVAASGQPQ, encoded by the coding sequence ATGCGCCGAGTCAGTACCGTGGCGGCTCTGTGTCTCATCGCGCTGGTCGTCGGCCATCTCGTGGTGGCTGCGCAGACAGCAGCGCCGGCCAGAACCTCGAAGGTCCCGGCCGGGACCGTCGTCAACATCAACACGGCCACCGCCGACCAGTTCGACGCGTTGCCGGGCATCGGGGCGAAGATGGCGGCCCGCATCGTAGACTACCGTCAGAAGAACGGCAGTTTCAAGAAGCTCGAGGACCTGATGAACGTCAAGGGGATCGGAGAGAAGAACTTCCTCAAGCTGAAACCCCTGATCACGATCGGCCAGCCAAAGCCCGTCGCGGCCAGCGGGCAGCCCCAATAG
- a CDS encoding GspH/FimT family pseudopilin, which yields MSRRGYSLIELVVCVALMLVLVGVATPAWLIARAGVRAVGAADYVASRLHVARLEALKRRANVAVRFEAEAGDFRWAMYADGNGNGVRTAEIAAGIDPLIRAHERLSDHFPGVGFRILDLAEPIDGADGADQADPIRVGRSRMISFSPTGTSSSGTVYIGGQGPHQLAVRVLGATGRIRALTFNFSSGSWEPR from the coding sequence ATGTCGCGCCGAGGGTATTCGCTCATCGAACTTGTCGTTTGTGTGGCACTGATGCTGGTGCTCGTCGGTGTTGCGACACCGGCCTGGCTGATCGCCCGCGCCGGGGTACGAGCCGTCGGCGCCGCGGACTATGTCGCATCGCGGCTGCACGTCGCCCGACTCGAGGCGTTGAAGCGCCGCGCAAACGTCGCCGTCCGCTTCGAGGCGGAAGCCGGCGACTTCCGGTGGGCGATGTACGCTGACGGCAACGGGAACGGCGTTCGCACGGCCGAGATCGCCGCGGGTATCGATCCCCTCATCCGGGCGCACGAGCGGCTATCCGACCACTTTCCTGGCGTCGGCTTCCGCATCCTCGACCTGGCCGAGCCAATCGATGGAGCCGACGGCGCCGACCAGGCGGACCCGATCCGGGTCGGTCGCAGCCGGATGATCTCCTTCAGTCCCACAGGGACGTCGAGTTCAGGCACTGTCTACATTGGCGGACAAGGACCGCATCAGCTGGCCGTGCGCGTGCTCGGGGCCACCGGACGCATCCGAGCCCTCACGTTCAATTTTTCATCAGGGTCGTGGGAACCACGGTGA